In Streptomyces sp. NBC_00448, the following are encoded in one genomic region:
- the scpB gene encoding SMC-Scp complex subunit ScpB, translated as MTDVTDLTRAAAGAAAAAGEAAPAGLLAAATAELELKPALEAVLMVVDEPATEEHLAKVLGRPRRAVGKALRELSDDYTREGRGFDLRLVAGGWRFYTRPAFSPAVESFVLDGQQARLTQAALETLAVVAYRQPVSRSRVSAVRGVNCDGVMRTLLQRGLVEEGGTEPETGAILYRTTNYFLERMGLRSLDELPELAPFLPEAEAVEAESAEGLPSFDPDAPDDPPTNSNSITSITEP; from the coding sequence ATGACCGACGTGACCGACCTCACGCGAGCCGCCGCCGGAGCCGCTGCCGCCGCCGGTGAGGCCGCCCCGGCCGGGCTGCTCGCCGCCGCGACGGCCGAGCTGGAGCTGAAGCCGGCGCTGGAGGCGGTGCTGATGGTGGTGGACGAGCCCGCGACCGAGGAGCACCTGGCGAAGGTGCTGGGGCGGCCGCGGCGGGCGGTCGGCAAGGCGCTGCGCGAGCTGTCCGACGACTACACCCGCGAGGGCCGGGGCTTTGACCTGCGGCTGGTCGCGGGCGGCTGGCGCTTCTACACCCGGCCGGCCTTCTCGCCGGCGGTGGAGAGCTTCGTGCTGGACGGCCAGCAGGCCCGGCTGACCCAGGCCGCGCTGGAGACGCTGGCCGTGGTGGCGTACCGGCAGCCGGTGAGCCGGTCCCGGGTCTCGGCGGTGCGCGGAGTGAACTGCGACGGCGTGATGCGCACCCTGCTCCAGCGCGGGCTGGTGGAGGAAGGTGGGACGGAACCCGAGACAGGTGCGATCCTGTACAGGACGACGAACTACTTCCTGGAACGTATGGGCCTGCGCAGCCTTGACGAGCTGCCCGAGCTCGCCCCGTTCCTGCCGGAGGCGGAAGCGGTCGAGGCGGAGTCCGCGGAAGGACTCCCGTCCTTCGACCCGGACGCCCCGGACGATCCACCGACGAACTCGAACTCGATCACCTCGATTACGGAACCTTGA
- a CDS encoding segregation and condensation protein A has product MPTSPANPRRSLGRGAAAEPEPAAAPEQAADEAEPVVAEVPGGTGGAEPVVAEVPGGTGGAEPPTAGDRFTVRLSNFEGPFDLLLQLISKHRLDVTEIALSRVTNEFMAHIHAMGPDWDLDQTTEFLVVAATLLDLKAARLLPAAEVEDEADLALLEARDLLFARLLQYRAYKQIAAIFAERLEQEALRHPRTVGLEPQHAELLPEVVLSIGPERFARLAVKAMQPKPKPQVYVDHIHAPLVSVREQAEHVIAILRERGAASFGELTADAADTLTVVARFLALLELYREKAVALDQEEALGALQVRWTGTAEDAAPLVTDEFDQEAATAGSRTEAGRTEAGRPGGGRTAGGPAAGAQAAAAADDTTEPGAAGKGEQ; this is encoded by the coding sequence ATGCCCACCTCACCCGCCAACCCCCGTCGCAGCCTCGGCCGCGGCGCCGCCGCCGAGCCGGAACCGGCTGCTGCCCCCGAACAGGCGGCGGACGAAGCCGAACCGGTGGTGGCGGAGGTGCCCGGGGGGACGGGTGGAGCCGAACCGGTGGTGGCGGAGGTGCCCGGGGGGACGGGTGGAGCCGAACCTCCAACCGCCGGCGACCGTTTCACCGTTCGGCTCTCCAACTTCGAGGGGCCGTTCGACCTGCTGCTCCAGCTCATCTCGAAGCACCGGCTCGACGTGACGGAGATCGCGCTGTCGAGGGTCACCAACGAGTTCATGGCGCACATCCACGCGATGGGCCCGGACTGGGACCTCGACCAGACCACGGAGTTCCTGGTGGTCGCGGCCACCCTGCTGGACCTGAAGGCGGCCCGGCTGCTGCCCGCCGCGGAGGTGGAGGACGAGGCGGACCTCGCGCTGCTGGAAGCGCGGGACCTGCTGTTCGCTCGGCTGCTCCAGTACCGCGCGTACAAGCAGATCGCGGCGATCTTCGCGGAGCGGCTGGAACAGGAGGCGCTGCGCCACCCCCGTACCGTCGGACTGGAGCCGCAGCACGCGGAGTTGCTGCCGGAGGTGGTGCTGAGCATCGGCCCCGAGCGGTTCGCGCGCCTCGCGGTGAAGGCGATGCAGCCCAAGCCGAAGCCGCAGGTGTACGTGGACCACATCCACGCGCCGCTGGTGAGCGTGCGGGAGCAGGCCGAGCATGTGATCGCGATACTGCGCGAGCGGGGCGCGGCGAGCTTCGGCGAGCTGACCGCCGACGCGGCGGACACGCTCACGGTCGTGGCCCGCTTCCTGGCGCTGCTGGAGCTGTACCGGGAGAAGGCGGTCGCGCTGGACCAGGAGGAGGCGCTGGGCGCGCTCCAGGTGCGCTGGACGGGCACGGCCGAGGACGCGGCGCCCCTGGTGACCGACGAGTTCGACCAGGAGGCCGCCACGGCGGGCAGCCGTACGGAGGCCGGTCGTACGGAGGCCGGTCGTCCCGGGGGCGGCCGTACCGCGGGCGGCCCTGCCGCGGGCGCTCAGGCCGCCGCCGCTGCCGACGACACCACCGAGCCCGGCGCCGCCGGGAAGGGAGAGCAGTGA
- a CDS encoding prephenate dehydrogenase: protein MRTALVIGTGLMGTSAALALSDRGVDVYLRDHDESAARTAEALGAGSSGQPPHPVDLVIVAVPPAHVATTLAEVIAEGLGRGYLDVASVKGGPRRELDAAGCDLTRYIGTHPMAGRERSGPLAASADLFEGRPWVLTPTAGTDTEVLNLALELVALCRAVPVVMDADAHDRAVALVSHTPQLVSSMVAARLEHAEDAAVRLCGQGILDVTRVAGSEPGMWMDILAANPGPVADVLDALATDLTETVTALRSLQSADDDKRRGGAAGIEDILRRGNAGRAKVPGKHGAAPKPYEIVAVLIGDQPGELARLFADAGAAGVNIEDVRIEHSTGQQAGLVNLTVEPRSATVLSAALRERGWALRQ from the coding sequence GTGAGGACCGCCCTCGTCATCGGAACCGGCCTGATGGGCACGTCGGCCGCGCTCGCCCTCAGCGACCGCGGTGTCGACGTGTACCTGAGGGACCACGACGAATCCGCAGCGCGTACCGCGGAGGCGCTCGGCGCGGGCTCCTCGGGGCAGCCGCCGCACCCCGTGGACCTGGTGATCGTGGCGGTGCCGCCCGCCCATGTGGCCACCACCCTCGCCGAGGTGATCGCTGAGGGCCTGGGCCGCGGGTACCTGGACGTGGCCAGCGTCAAGGGCGGCCCGCGCCGCGAGCTGGACGCCGCGGGCTGCGACCTGACCCGCTACATCGGCACCCACCCCATGGCCGGCCGGGAGCGCTCCGGCCCGCTGGCGGCGAGCGCCGACCTCTTCGAGGGCCGCCCCTGGGTGCTCACCCCCACCGCGGGCACCGACACCGAGGTGCTCAACCTCGCCCTGGAACTGGTCGCCCTGTGCCGCGCGGTCCCCGTCGTGATGGACGCCGACGCGCACGACCGCGCCGTCGCGCTCGTCTCGCACACCCCGCAGCTCGTCTCCAGCATGGTCGCCGCCCGCCTGGAACACGCCGAGGACGCCGCCGTACGCCTGTGCGGGCAGGGCATCCTCGACGTCACCCGCGTCGCCGGGTCGGAGCCGGGCATGTGGATGGACATCCTGGCCGCCAACCCCGGTCCGGTCGCCGATGTGCTCGACGCCCTGGCCACCGACCTCACCGAGACCGTCACCGCGCTGCGCTCCCTGCAGTCCGCCGACGACGACAAGCGGCGCGGCGGCGCGGCCGGCATCGAGGACATCCTGCGCCGGGGCAACGCCGGCCGTGCCAAGGTCCCCGGCAAGCACGGCGCCGCCCCCAAGCCGTACGAGATCGTCGCCGTGCTCATCGGCGACCAGCCCGGCGAGCTGGCCCGGCTCTTCGCGGACGCGGGCGCCGCGGGCGTCAACATCGAGGACGTGCGGATCGAGCACTCCACCGGGCAGCAGGCGGGCCTGGTGAACCTGACGGTCGAGCCGCGCAGCGCCACCGTCCTGTCGGCGGCGCTGCGGGAGCGCGGCTGGGCGCTGCGGCAGTAG
- a CDS encoding ParA family protein, which translates to MNESTFAPGGGQPGTTVGSVAVRTFESRRPETTTTETIPGYAMAPYDDDHDLQDGQFYDPDAEYEPDPEYAATLAPDAARQRRERVGPTGRPLPYFPIPNPLTDHGPAKIIAMCNQKGGVGKTTSTINLGAALAEYGRRVLLVDFDPQGALSVGLGVNPMELDITVYNLLMERGLAADEVLLKTAVPGMDLLPSNIDLSAAEVQLVSEVARESALQRALKPLMSDYDYIVIDCQPSLGLLTVNALTAAHSVIVPLECEFFALRGVALLTETIEKVRERLNPELELDGILATMYDSRTVHSREVLARVVEAFDDHVFHTVIGRTVRFPETTVAGEPITTYASNSVGAAAYRQLAREVLARCHAE; encoded by the coding sequence GTGAACGAGTCGACATTTGCTCCCGGAGGTGGTCAACCAGGAACGACCGTCGGTTCCGTTGCGGTCCGTACCTTTGAGTCCCGCCGGCCCGAGACGACGACCACGGAGACAATCCCCGGTTACGCCATGGCTCCTTACGACGACGACCACGACCTGCAAGACGGTCAGTTCTACGACCCGGACGCCGAATACGAGCCGGACCCGGAGTACGCCGCCACGCTCGCGCCCGACGCCGCCCGTCAGCGCCGCGAACGCGTCGGCCCCACCGGCCGCCCGCTGCCGTACTTCCCGATCCCGAACCCGCTCACGGACCACGGCCCGGCGAAGATCATCGCGATGTGCAACCAGAAGGGCGGGGTCGGCAAGACCACCTCGACCATCAACCTGGGTGCCGCGCTCGCCGAGTACGGCCGTCGCGTGCTGCTCGTCGACTTCGACCCGCAGGGCGCCCTGTCGGTCGGCCTCGGGGTCAACCCGATGGAACTCGACATCACCGTCTACAACCTGTTGATGGAACGCGGCCTCGCCGCCGACGAGGTGCTGCTGAAGACCGCGGTGCCCGGCATGGACCTGCTGCCGAGCAACATCGACCTGTCCGCCGCCGAGGTGCAGCTGGTCAGCGAGGTGGCCCGCGAGTCCGCGCTCCAGCGCGCCCTCAAGCCGCTGATGTCCGACTACGACTACATCGTCATCGACTGCCAGCCCTCGCTCGGCCTGCTCACCGTCAACGCGCTGACCGCGGCGCACTCGGTGATCGTGCCGCTGGAGTGCGAGTTCTTCGCGCTGCGCGGGGTCGCGCTGCTCACCGAGACGATCGAGAAGGTCCGCGAGCGGCTCAACCCCGAACTCGAACTCGACGGCATCCTCGCCACGATGTACGACTCCCGCACCGTGCACAGTCGCGAGGTGCTGGCCCGGGTGGTCGAGGCGTTCGACGACCACGTCTTCCACACCGTCATCGGCCGTACCGTGCGCTTCCCGGAGACCACCGTGGCCGGCGAGCCGATCACCACCTACGCGTCCAACTCCGTCGGTGCCGCCGCCTATCGCCAACTCGCCAGGGAGGTGCTCGCCCGGTGCCACGCCGAGTGA
- the ald gene encoding alanine dehydrogenase — translation MKVGIPREVKNNEFRVAITPAGVHELVRHGHEVVVEQGAGGGSSIPDEEYLAAGAAVLGTADEVWGAADLLLKVKEPVAEEYHRLRKDQILFTYLHLAASRACTDALLESGTTAIAYETVETPGRRLPLLAPMSEVAGRLAPQVGAYHLMRSAGGRGVLPGGVPGVKSGRAVVIGAGVSGWHATTIALGLGFHVTLLDKDVDKLREADKVFGNRVQTITSNALALEQAVLDADLVVGAVLVPGAKAPKLVTNELVSRMKQGSVLVDIAIDQGGCFEDSRPTTHAEPTFTVHDSVFYCVANMPGAVPNTSTYALTNVTLPYIVELADRGWREALRRDAALALGLNTHEGQVVYGPVAEAHDLDATDLHTVLG, via the coding sequence GTGAAGGTGGGCATCCCCCGCGAGGTCAAGAACAACGAGTTCCGTGTGGCCATCACCCCGGCCGGTGTGCACGAACTGGTCCGGCACGGCCATGAGGTCGTCGTCGAGCAGGGCGCAGGAGGCGGCTCGTCCATCCCCGACGAGGAGTACCTCGCCGCCGGCGCGGCCGTCCTCGGCACCGCCGACGAGGTGTGGGGCGCCGCCGACCTGCTGTTGAAGGTCAAGGAGCCGGTCGCCGAGGAGTACCACCGGCTGCGCAAGGACCAGATCCTCTTCACCTACCTGCACCTGGCCGCCTCCCGCGCCTGCACCGACGCGCTGCTGGAGTCCGGCACCACCGCGATCGCGTACGAGACGGTCGAGACCCCCGGCCGCCGGCTGCCGCTGCTCGCCCCGATGTCCGAGGTCGCCGGGCGGCTCGCCCCGCAGGTCGGCGCCTACCACCTGATGCGCTCGGCCGGCGGCCGCGGTGTGCTGCCCGGCGGCGTGCCCGGGGTGAAGTCCGGCCGCGCCGTGGTGATCGGCGCGGGCGTCTCCGGCTGGCACGCCACCACCATCGCGCTCGGTCTCGGCTTCCACGTCACCCTGCTCGACAAGGATGTCGACAAACTGCGCGAGGCCGACAAGGTGTTCGGCAACCGCGTGCAGACCATCACCTCCAACGCGCTCGCGCTGGAGCAGGCCGTCCTCGACGCCGACCTCGTCGTCGGCGCGGTGCTGGTGCCCGGCGCCAAGGCGCCCAAGCTGGTCACCAACGAGCTGGTCTCGCGGATGAAGCAGGGATCTGTACTTGTCGACATCGCGATCGACCAGGGCGGCTGCTTCGAGGATTCGCGTCCCACCACGCACGCCGAACCGACCTTCACCGTGCACGACTCGGTCTTCTACTGCGTGGCCAACATGCCCGGCGCGGTGCCCAACACCTCGACCTACGCGCTCACCAACGTGACGCTGCCGTACATCGTCGAACTCGCCGACCGCGGCTGGCGCGAGGCGCTGCGGCGCGACGCGGCACTCGCCCTCGGCCTCAACACCCATGAGGGGCAGGTCGTTTACGGCCCGGTCGCCGAGGCGCACGACCTCGACGCCACTGACCTGCACACCGTGCTGGGCTGA
- a CDS encoding nucleotidyltransferase domain-containing protein, which translates to MRDSLGDDVGHQLVRDHTVYACVMGSRAFGLATDASDTDRRGVFVAPTPLFWRLDKPPTHVTGPRDEQFSWELERFCVLALRGNPNVLECLHSSIVEHVDATGRELLDLRGAFLSRRAEASFRGYAAQQLGKLEADLRTHGRPRSKHAMHLLRLLLSCRDLLRTGRLGIDASEHRDRLLAVKRGELGWDEIRAWTRTLHEEIDAASSRTPLPPEPDRTRVEDFLIRVRGTSASPALPPLVPDVSRSS; encoded by the coding sequence ATGCGCGATTCGCTGGGGGACGACGTGGGGCACCAACTGGTCAGGGACCACACGGTCTACGCGTGCGTGATGGGCTCGCGCGCCTTCGGACTGGCCACGGACGCCAGCGACACGGACCGGCGCGGGGTGTTCGTGGCGCCGACCCCGCTGTTCTGGCGGCTGGACAAGCCGCCCACCCATGTCACCGGACCGCGGGACGAGCAGTTCTCCTGGGAGCTGGAGCGCTTCTGCGTGCTCGCGCTGCGCGGCAACCCGAACGTGCTGGAGTGCCTGCACTCCTCCATCGTCGAGCACGTCGACGCGACCGGCCGCGAACTGCTCGACCTGCGTGGCGCGTTCCTCTCCCGCCGCGCCGAGGCCTCCTTCCGCGGGTACGCCGCCCAGCAGCTCGGCAAGCTCGAAGCGGACCTGCGCACCCACGGCCGGCCCCGCTCGAAGCACGCGATGCACCTGCTGCGGCTGCTGCTGAGCTGCCGCGACCTGCTGCGCACCGGCCGGCTCGGCATCGACGCGAGCGAGCACCGCGACCGCCTCCTCGCGGTCAAGCGCGGCGAACTCGGCTGGGACGAGATCCGCGCCTGGACCCGCACCCTCCACGAGGAGATCGACGCCGCCTCCAGCCGCACCCCTCTCCCGCCCGAGCCGGACCGCACCCGCGTCGAGGACTTCCTGATCCGCGTCCGCGGCACCTCCGCCTCCCCCGCCCTGCCGCCGCTGGTGCCCGACGTCAGCCGCTCCTCGTAG
- a CDS encoding pseudouridine synthase: protein MRSSDRNSGGNRKPRGGSGGGSADRRGEEPGRPRKPRPEERRYDVGGTGQSGANKPGGMPRTKDAGGAKPGARPTGNRGRKPVPARPRELDAQIEQRNRERHNKPQVKTPKTFPGAEQEGERLQKVLARAGMGSRRACEELIEQHRVEVNGEIVTEQGMRVDPDHDEVKVDGLTVATQSYLFFALNKPAGVVSTMEDPDGRQCLGDYVTNRDTRLFHVGRLDTETEGLILLTNHGELAHRLTHPRYGVKKTYLAAIQGPLPRDLGKQLKSGIELEDGWARADHFRIVQNTGKNYLVEVTLHEGRKHIVRRMLSEAGFPVDKLVRTSFGPIPLGDQKSGWLRRLTNTEVGMLMREVDL from the coding sequence ATGCGAAGCAGCGACAGGAACAGCGGCGGCAACCGGAAACCCCGCGGCGGCAGCGGCGGCGGCTCCGCCGACCGGCGCGGCGAGGAGCCGGGGCGTCCCCGCAAGCCGCGTCCGGAGGAGCGCCGCTACGACGTCGGCGGCACCGGCCAGTCCGGTGCGAACAAGCCCGGCGGCATGCCCCGCACCAAGGACGCGGGCGGTGCCAAGCCCGGTGCCCGGCCGACCGGCAACCGCGGCCGTAAGCCGGTCCCGGCCCGGCCGCGCGAACTCGATGCCCAGATCGAGCAGCGCAACCGCGAGCGGCACAACAAGCCGCAGGTCAAGACGCCCAAGACCTTCCCCGGCGCCGAGCAGGAGGGCGAGCGGCTGCAGAAGGTGCTGGCCAGGGCCGGCATGGGCTCGCGGCGGGCCTGCGAGGAACTGATCGAGCAGCACCGCGTCGAGGTGAACGGCGAGATCGTCACCGAGCAGGGCATGCGGGTCGACCCCGACCACGACGAGGTGAAGGTCGACGGGCTCACCGTCGCCACGCAGTCGTACCTGTTCTTCGCGCTCAACAAGCCGGCCGGTGTGGTCTCCACCATGGAGGACCCCGACGGGCGGCAGTGCCTCGGCGACTACGTCACCAACCGCGACACCCGGCTCTTCCACGTCGGCCGGCTCGACACCGAGACCGAGGGCCTGATCCTGCTCACCAACCACGGCGAGCTGGCCCACCGGCTGACACACCCGCGCTACGGCGTGAAGAAGACCTATCTCGCCGCCATCCAGGGCCCGTTGCCCCGCGACCTGGGCAAGCAGCTCAAGAGCGGCATCGAGCTGGAGGACGGCTGGGCGCGCGCCGACCACTTCCGGATCGTGCAGAACACCGGCAAGAACTACCTGGTCGAGGTCACCCTCCACGAGGGCCGCAAGCACATCGTCCGCCGCATGCTCTCCGAGGCCGGCTTTCCCGTCGACAAGCTGGTGCGTACCAGCTTCGGGCCGATCCCCCTCGGCGACCAGAAGTCCGGCTGGCTGCGCCGCCTCACCAACACCGAGGTCGGCATGCTCATGCGCGAGGTCGACCTGTAG
- a CDS encoding NUDIX hydrolase: MLQDTPQEWQVTATSTPFTGKKTGVRTDQVVMPDGSTVSRDYQVHPGSVAVLALDDADRVLVLKQYRHPVRQKLWEIPAGLLDIPGENPLHAAQRELYEEAHVKAEEWSVLADVYTTPGGSDEAVRVFLARGVSEAEGERFEVSEEEADLEYARVPLAELVQGVLAGELHNSCLVVGVLALNAALASGGVDALRPAESPWPARPFTA; this comes from the coding sequence ATGCTCCAGGACACTCCGCAGGAGTGGCAGGTCACGGCCACCTCCACGCCCTTCACCGGCAAGAAGACCGGTGTGCGCACCGACCAGGTGGTGATGCCCGACGGCTCCACCGTCAGCCGTGACTACCAGGTCCACCCCGGTTCCGTGGCGGTCCTCGCCCTCGACGACGCCGACCGCGTCCTGGTGCTCAAGCAGTACCGGCACCCGGTCCGGCAGAAGCTGTGGGAGATCCCCGCCGGACTGCTCGACATCCCCGGCGAGAATCCGCTGCACGCCGCCCAGCGCGAGCTGTACGAGGAGGCGCACGTCAAGGCCGAGGAGTGGAGCGTGCTCGCCGACGTCTACACCACCCCCGGCGGCTCCGACGAGGCGGTCCGGGTCTTCCTGGCCCGCGGTGTCTCCGAGGCCGAGGGCGAGCGCTTCGAGGTCAGTGAGGAAGAAGCCGACCTGGAGTACGCCCGGGTGCCGCTGGCCGAGCTGGTCCAGGGGGTGCTGGCCGGCGAACTCCACAACAGCTGCCTGGTGGTCGGGGTGCTCGCGCTCAACGCCGCGCTCGCCTCGGGCGGGGTGGACGCGCTGCGCCCGGCGGAGTCGCCGTGGCCGGCGCGGCCGTTCACCGCGTGA
- a CDS encoding nucleotidyltransferase domain-containing protein, translated as MTAPASSSAAPVAALATLSAAQVPDLAPAVSDLLGSGPEPLFVTVSGAHLYGFPSQDSDVDLRGVHLLPLREVIGLHEGEPTRTRMWQRGSLDLDLVTHDLLKFVRLMLRRNGYVLEQLLSPLVVHTTDVHAELAALAPGVITAGHAHHYRGFAATQWRLHLKNGELKPLLYTFRVLLTGIHLMRTGHVLAHLPTLLAEVPEAPAYLPDLVTAKAEAEHAPTPELPAGRLGADVEALHGTLTAAQDASRLPDRPTAQDALHDLVVRTREAAV; from the coding sequence ATGACCGCGCCCGCCTCCTCCTCCGCCGCCCCCGTCGCCGCCCTGGCCACACTCTCCGCCGCACAGGTGCCCGACCTCGCCCCCGCCGTCAGCGATCTGCTGGGCAGCGGCCCCGAGCCGCTGTTCGTCACCGTCTCCGGCGCGCACCTGTACGGGTTCCCCTCCCAGGACTCCGACGTCGACCTGCGCGGGGTGCACCTGCTGCCGCTGCGCGAGGTGATCGGCCTGCACGAGGGCGAGCCGACCCGGACCCGGATGTGGCAGCGCGGGAGTCTCGACCTGGACCTGGTCACCCACGACCTGCTGAAGTTCGTCCGGCTGATGCTGCGCCGCAACGGCTACGTGCTGGAGCAGCTGCTCTCCCCGCTGGTCGTCCACACCACCGACGTCCACGCCGAGCTCGCCGCGCTGGCGCCCGGCGTGATCACCGCCGGCCACGCCCACCACTACCGCGGCTTCGCCGCCACCCAGTGGCGTCTGCACCTCAAGAACGGCGAACTCAAGCCGCTCCTCTACACGTTCCGGGTGCTGCTCACCGGCATCCACCTGATGCGCACCGGGCACGTGCTGGCCCACCTCCCCACCCTCCTGGCGGAAGTACCCGAGGCGCCCGCCTACCTCCCGGACCTGGTCACGGCCAAGGCCGAGGCCGAGCACGCGCCCACCCCCGAACTGCCCGCGGGTCGGCTCGGCGCCGACGTCGAAGCCCTGCACGGCACCCTGACCGCTGCCCAGGACGCCTCCCGACTCCCGGACCGCCCCACCGCCCAGGACGCTCTCCACGACCTGGTGGTCCGCACCCGTGAGGCCGCCGTTTGA
- a CDS encoding tetratricopeptide repeat protein, translating to MAARELPEPAAYFVGRERELAQLRADIVRPGLAVTGGKQPDRGRVLLVVGRPGTGRTELAVKLAREVAAAYPDGQYFLRLTDTDGAPVPAEDTARALLRALTARRPAAGRPAVPGQAAPGRADTASRPETAADPVAVLRSATTGRRLLLVLDDVARADQLSGLLPESPGSLVVATADGPLSGIPDVRPCTLGGLDTPAALALLAHTIGDTRVTNDPRAAETLVQELTGHPTALRLAAAWLAAQPRMPLSEAAVQLRATPDTPLVPAAPAPPASAPATGDAPDGGAAPEQPAAVRRPAAPAELLRAFRAAYGTLPPAVARLLRSLVLAPAGSIDAHVASALAGCAVDAADRALAGLADSALLVRGAADGLYRVPGCLEPLLRALLAGTDRPQDITLARARMLERTVRLLESCRVALAREGGTDALPGTVRFASPAAAADWLLARRPALMAAARAAVADGELDTLARRLIAALVRALLAMPPGGPGPGATGLPGRPGAGAGPRRPSARADRYELHTLALTVAERRRLPREKAAALINLADLDAEAGRTDHAVTAYRKALEAARAADDTGAEGRVLEAIGGCYLELGDLSRAGDWFGRALALRQGRGELVDQARLHARIGAVLTYLGSHAQALREWRAAAGTHRRLGDLASQARALVEAARVQEYAGLPEDALRTCRDALYYARQVGERRLEAAVLLRLADALQHLGDSGGADLQRAAARRLLRAGELPAF from the coding sequence GTGGCCGCGCGCGAACTGCCCGAGCCGGCCGCGTACTTCGTGGGACGCGAGCGGGAACTCGCCCAGTTGCGGGCCGACATCGTGCGGCCCGGGCTCGCCGTGACCGGCGGGAAGCAGCCGGACCGCGGCCGGGTGCTGCTGGTGGTCGGCCGCCCCGGCACCGGGCGCACCGAGCTGGCGGTCAAGCTGGCCCGGGAGGTCGCGGCGGCGTACCCGGACGGGCAGTACTTCCTCCGGCTCACCGACACCGACGGCGCCCCCGTGCCCGCCGAGGACACCGCCCGCGCGCTCCTGCGGGCCCTCACCGCGCGGCGGCCCGCCGCCGGCCGTCCCGCGGTGCCCGGGCAGGCGGCTCCCGGCCGCGCCGACACCGCGTCCCGGCCGGAGACCGCCGCCGACCCGGTGGCCGTCCTGCGCTCCGCCACCACCGGGCGCCGGCTGCTGCTCGTCCTCGACGACGTGGCGCGCGCCGACCAACTCTCCGGGCTGCTGCCCGAGTCGCCCGGCAGCCTGGTGGTGGCGACCGCCGACGGCCCGCTGTCCGGCATCCCCGACGTTCGCCCGTGCACCCTCGGCGGCCTGGACACCCCCGCCGCGCTCGCGCTGCTCGCCCACACCATCGGCGACACCCGGGTCACCAACGACCCACGCGCCGCCGAGACGCTCGTGCAGGAGCTGACCGGCCACCCCACCGCGCTGCGGCTCGCCGCCGCCTGGCTCGCGGCCCAGCCCCGTATGCCCCTGTCGGAGGCGGCCGTCCAGCTGCGGGCCACCCCCGACACCCCGCTCGTGCCGGCCGCCCCCGCGCCTCCCGCTTCCGCTCCCGCCACGGGTGACGCCCCGGACGGTGGCGCGGCCCCCGAGCAGCCCGCCGCCGTACGCCGCCCCGCAGCGCCGGCCGAACTGCTGCGCGCCTTCCGGGCGGCCTACGGCACCCTTCCGCCCGCCGTCGCCCGCCTCCTGCGCAGCCTCGTGCTCGCCCCGGCCGGCAGCATCGACGCCCATGTCGCCTCCGCGCTGGCCGGCTGCGCGGTGGACGCCGCCGACCGCGCCTTGGCCGGCCTCGCCGACTCCGCGCTGCTGGTCCGCGGCGCCGCCGACGGCCTGTACCGGGTGCCGGGCTGCCTCGAACCGCTGCTGCGCGCGCTGCTGGCCGGCACCGACCGCCCGCAGGACATCACCCTGGCCCGGGCCCGGATGCTGGAGCGGACCGTACGGCTGCTGGAGTCGTGCCGGGTCGCGCTGGCCCGCGAGGGCGGCACCGACGCGCTGCCGGGCACCGTACGGTTCGCCTCACCCGCCGCCGCGGCCGACTGGCTGCTGGCCCGCCGCCCGGCGCTGATGGCCGCGGCCCGCGCCGCCGTGGCCGACGGCGAACTCGACACCCTCGCCCGCCGGCTGATCGCCGCCCTGGTCCGCGCCCTGCTCGCCATGCCCCCGGGCGGGCCGGGCCCCGGAGCGACGGGCCTGCCCGGCCGCCCCGGTGCGGGTGCCGGGCCGCGCCGCCCCTCGGCGCGCGCGGACCGCTACGAACTGCACACCCTGGCCCTCACCGTCGCCGAGCGCCGCCGCCTGCCGCGCGAGAAGGCCGCCGCGCTGATCAACCTCGCCGACCTGGACGCGGAAGCGGGCCGGACCGACCACGCCGTCACCGCGTACCGCAAGGCGCTCGAAGCCGCCCGCGCCGCCGACGACACCGGGGCCGAGGGCCGCGTGCTGGAGGCGATCGGCGGTTGCTACCTCGAACTGGGTGACCTGTCGCGGGCCGGGGACTGGTTCGGCCGCGCGCTCGCGCTGCGCCAGGGCCGCGGCGAACTCGTCGACCAGGCACGGCTGCACGCCCGGATCGGCGCCGTCCTGACGTACCTCGGCAGCCACGCCCAGGCACTGCGGGAGTGGCGCGCGGCGGCCGGGACGCACCGCAGGCTCGGTGACCTCGCCTCGCAGGCCCGGGCGCTGGTCGAGGCGGCCCGGGTCCAGGAGTACGCCGGGCTGCCCGAGGACGCCCTGCGCACGTGCCGGGACGCGCTGTACTACGCCCGCCAGGTCGGCGAGCGCCGGTTGGAGGCCGCGGTGCTGCTGCGGCTGGCCGACGCGCTCCAGCACCTCGGCGACTCCGGGGGCGCCGACCTCCAGCGCGCCGCCGCCCGCCGCCTGCTCCGGGCCGGCGAGCTCCCGGCTTTCTGA